A genomic segment from Brienomyrus brachyistius isolate T26 chromosome 9, BBRACH_0.4, whole genome shotgun sequence encodes:
- the LOC125749265 gene encoding uncharacterized protein LOC125749265 isoform X1, translated as MDWKCKLCINIYRSRVHLLRHYRVKHSICSKMQAILHISNMATNEIIEDLSDIYVLSQPLIRKTLFAEYQRVTNENLPNKFYAQLDYLLPCLMTILRQKASKTGKTADTLANLLKVHDEQELHDVNSRRTTVIRGLPVLLRDKDIGFFRTTLIDNPEVLTEDAPVSLLTVVHENAAAPIHYDPVRVSVVLENEVVTTHSQLPEAFLVLFGFMYALHLKYPKGLAKTFEFVQKVLLGMDDGKLSPSVQTLKNELM; from the exons ATGGACTGGAAGTGCAAATTGTGTATAAACATCTATCGTTCCAGAGTCCACCTCCTCAGACACTACAGAGTAAAGCACAGCATCTGCTCTAAA ATGCAGGCGATTCTTCATATTTCTAACATGGCTACGAATGAAATCATTGAAGACCTCAGTGATATATATGTATTATCACAGCCATTGATCAGGAAAACG CTGTTTGCAGAGTACCAACGTGTTACAAATGAGAATTTGCCCAACAAATTCTATGCACAACTGGACTACCTCCTACCTTGTTTGATGACCATTTTAAGGCAAAAAGCATCCAAGACAGGCAAGACAGCAGATACCCTGGCTAATCTTTTGAAAGTTCATGATGAGCAG GAACTGCATGATGTAAATTCACGACGGACTACCGTTATCAGAGGTCTTCCAGTTTTGCTGCGTGACAAAGACATAGGATTTTTTAGGACCACCCTG ATTGATAATCCTGAAGTACTGACTGAGGATGCTCCAGTGTCCCTGCTTACAGTTGTTCATGAAAATGCTGCTGCTCCAATCCATTACGATCCAGTGAGGGTCTCAGTTGTCCTGGAGAATGAAGTGGTCACCACCCATAGCCAACTTCCAGAGGCCTTTCTTGTCTTGTTTGGATTCATGTATGCTCTTCACTTAAAATATCCTAAAGGACTTGCCAAAACTTTTGAATTTGTGCAAAAAGTTTTACTCGGCATGGATGACGGAAAACTGTCTCCTAGCGTGCAAACATTAAAGAATGAGTTGATGTAg
- the LOC125749265 gene encoding uncharacterized protein LOC125749265 isoform X2, with amino-acid sequence MDWKCKLCINIYRSRVHLLRHYRVKHSICSKAILHISNMATNEIIEDLSDIYVLSQPLIRKTLFAEYQRVTNENLPNKFYAQLDYLLPCLMTILRQKASKTGKTADTLANLLKVHDEQELHDVNSRRTTVIRGLPVLLRDKDIGFFRTTLIDNPEVLTEDAPVSLLTVVHENAAAPIHYDPVRVSVVLENEVVTTHSQLPEAFLVLFGFMYALHLKYPKGLAKTFEFVQKVLLGMDDGKLSPSVQTLKNELM; translated from the exons ATGGACTGGAAGTGCAAATTGTGTATAAACATCTATCGTTCCAGAGTCCACCTCCTCAGACACTACAGAGTAAAGCACAGCATCTGCTCTAAA GCGATTCTTCATATTTCTAACATGGCTACGAATGAAATCATTGAAGACCTCAGTGATATATATGTATTATCACAGCCATTGATCAGGAAAACG CTGTTTGCAGAGTACCAACGTGTTACAAATGAGAATTTGCCCAACAAATTCTATGCACAACTGGACTACCTCCTACCTTGTTTGATGACCATTTTAAGGCAAAAAGCATCCAAGACAGGCAAGACAGCAGATACCCTGGCTAATCTTTTGAAAGTTCATGATGAGCAG GAACTGCATGATGTAAATTCACGACGGACTACCGTTATCAGAGGTCTTCCAGTTTTGCTGCGTGACAAAGACATAGGATTTTTTAGGACCACCCTG ATTGATAATCCTGAAGTACTGACTGAGGATGCTCCAGTGTCCCTGCTTACAGTTGTTCATGAAAATGCTGCTGCTCCAATCCATTACGATCCAGTGAGGGTCTCAGTTGTCCTGGAGAATGAAGTGGTCACCACCCATAGCCAACTTCCAGAGGCCTTTCTTGTCTTGTTTGGATTCATGTATGCTCTTCACTTAAAATATCCTAAAGGACTTGCCAAAACTTTTGAATTTGTGCAAAAAGTTTTACTCGGCATGGATGACGGAAAACTGTCTCCTAGCGTGCAAACATTAAAGAATGAGTTGATGTAg